The Hahella sp. HNIBRBA332 genome window below encodes:
- a CDS encoding tyrosine-type recombinase/integrase, translating into MKTISVAGCSSTYLRDINWEQAISRRPKLLDEEEDLPKYLLLPEVQRVLAEALNDHLNLFLDTLWHTGAKVGEALALTPSSFHLSGDSDVLLRSAGKLGKSDNVSVERFVPLTDADYLQKVRRYIVTNKVRPQEPLFRYSVRYYRKLLDQLILGLGTAIAVPVTLQTFRHSFAVNLVLHGLDIQRVQKLLGIAHIKNTVVYAKVLSGDLHSQMKDVRFHL; encoded by the coding sequence ATGAAAACTATTTCCGTTGCTGGTTGCTCGTCTACCTATTTAAGGGACATTAACTGGGAACAGGCTATCTCTAGACGTCCTAAACTTCTGGATGAAGAAGAGGATCTGCCAAAGTATTTACTACTGCCAGAAGTTCAGCGAGTGCTAGCCGAGGCCCTTAACGATCACTTAAACCTATTTCTGGATACTCTGTGGCATACAGGGGCGAAGGTTGGTGAAGCGTTAGCTTTGACGCCTAGCTCGTTTCACCTCAGTGGTGATTCTGATGTATTACTACGGTCGGCGGGAAAACTTGGGAAGAGTGATAATGTAAGTGTAGAGCGCTTTGTTCCATTGACTGATGCAGATTATCTGCAGAAAGTTAGGCGATATATCGTTACTAACAAGGTGAGGCCGCAGGAGCCGTTGTTCAGATATTCTGTTCGGTACTACCGCAAACTACTCGATCAGCTAATTCTTGGCCTGGGCACAGCGATTGCCGTCCCCGTTACCCTACAAACCTTCCGTCACTCGTTTGCGGTTAACTTGGTGCTGCATGGTTTGGATATCCAGAGAGTACAAAAGTTACTAGGAATCGCACATATAAAGAACACTGTTGTCTATGCGAAGGTGTTGTCTGGTGATTTACATAGCCAGATGAAAGACGTGAGATTCCATTTATAA
- a CDS encoding IS5 family transposase, producing the protein MPRLMLSDELWSKLKEIMLQERIYNKPTLRMMVEGMLYRMRTGCPWRDLPGQFGDWNSVFKKFNSWSAQGKWLRIFRGLIREPDLEWEFIDGSYVKAHQHSAGACTEESQAIGKSRAGNTTKVHLAVDAYGLPVEFEITGGEVNDCTAAAELIEKLPLSEAVVGDKGYDSERVRAQIERKGARAVIPRKRNSVKGNDDMDWGLYKCRHLVENAFARLKQYRAIATRYDKLKRNYESMVAMACGYLWLPM; encoded by the coding sequence ATGCCCCGATTGATGCTCAGTGACGAGCTTTGGTCGAAGCTGAAAGAGATCATGCTGCAAGAGCGAATCTATAACAAGCCCACACTACGAATGATGGTGGAAGGCATGTTGTACCGAATGCGGACGGGGTGTCCCTGGCGAGACTTGCCAGGGCAGTTTGGCGACTGGAATTCGGTGTTCAAAAAATTCAATTCCTGGTCTGCCCAAGGCAAGTGGTTGAGGATCTTCCGGGGCTTGATCCGCGAGCCGGATTTGGAATGGGAGTTTATTGATGGCAGCTATGTGAAGGCCCATCAGCACAGCGCAGGAGCCTGCACGGAAGAGTCTCAGGCGATTGGTAAGAGTCGGGCGGGCAATACCACGAAAGTGCATCTGGCCGTGGATGCCTATGGTCTTCCTGTGGAATTTGAGATCACAGGAGGCGAAGTCAATGACTGTACGGCAGCGGCGGAGTTGATTGAAAAGCTTCCCTTGTCAGAAGCGGTTGTCGGAGACAAAGGCTACGACAGTGAACGAGTGCGGGCACAGATCGAAAGGAAGGGAGCCAGGGCCGTGATACCGAGAAAGCGAAACTCTGTCAAAGGCAATGACGATATGGATTGGGGTTTATACAAGTGTCGCCATTTGGTGGAGAACGCCTTCGCCCGACTCAAGCAGTACCGGGCCATCGCGACGAGGTATGACAAGTTGAAGAGGAACTATGAAAGTATGGTAGCCATGGCTTGTGGGTATTTATGGCTGCCGATGTGA